The DNA sequence CACGTTGCTCTGCCGCAGGTCGCCGACGGAGTTGTAGAGCATCACGGTGGTTTTGGAATACGGGTAGTAGCCGATCAGCGAGGTGATGCGCTGCAGCTCCTTTTCGGCGTACTCGGCCGCCCGCCGGGCCGCTACTTCGCCGCCGGCGTAATAATAGATGTTGAAGTTCTGGGTGCTGAGCTGCTGCCAGTCGAAGTCCTTATACTGAATACGGACCCGCCCAAACGGCTCCTGCGCCGTCTGGGCCCGGGCGGCGTCAGCTGCCGACAGCACCACGGCTGCCGATAACGCCACGAGTAAGGATAAGTGCTTCATAGAGCAGGCGAAAAGCGAGAAATCAAGAAGAAAGGCCAGCCTCGGAAAGGCTAGCTACATATAACGCGGAATACCGCCGGATATTGACTTCGGGCCATAATTCCGTTGTGCCTTCCAGCACGTCGGCAAAATGGGCGGCCAGCCGCGGAGCAATCATCACCCCTTTGGAGCCGAAGCCATTGCATATACTCACAACCGGCCAGGCCGGATGCACGCCGACCAGCGGTTTTCGGTCTTGCACGGCCGGCCGGATTCCCATCCGCTGGCCCACCACCGAAAACGGCTGGTCCGTCATGCCCGCCAGCTTCTGACTAAGCTCCTGCCGGGCCTGCTCGGTAATCGAATCGGCAAACGGGGGCCGCCGGTACGTGGCACCCACCCGAAACCGCGCCTGCCCCAGCGGCACTACGTAGGCACCCTTGTTGAGCACCTGCGCTTCCGACAGGCCGGGGCACTCCACGTCGAGCACCTCGCCCTGGTTGGGCCGCAGCGGCAGCCAGTTAAAGTACGGATTTTGAGTGGCTGCGCTGCCTTCGCAGAAGATAATATGCTTGGCGCGCACTTCTCCCGCGTACACAACGCCGCTGGCATCGACAACAAGTTGATCCGGGGCAAAAGTTTCGCGCCGCAGCCAGCCATTTTGCAGGCCTTCTTCGGCCAGGGCGGCCAGCACCTCACGCAGGGCCACGTAGCCGCCGCGCCGGATGTTTACGCCCCCGAAATCCTGGCGCAAACTGGGCTGGGGCGCGGGCGCGAGGTCGATGCTTTCCACAAAATCCTGCCACGGATTGTCGGCGCTACGGGCCAGCAGGGCATTTTGCTCGGCCACCGACGAGAGCAGCTTCAGAATGGGCACCTCGAAAAAGAACCGCTGGCCGAAATGCGCCTCCAGGCCGCGGTAGAACGCACGGGCGGCCGTCATCAGCTCATCAGCCCGCCAGGTAAGGGCGAAGCGCTGCCCGGCCACGGGGTTCATCAGCCCGGCGGCCACGTTGGAAGCCGAGTCCGGCTTGTCGGCATCGAGCACCAGCACGGCGTTGCCGCGGCGGCGCAGTTCGTGGGCCATGGCGGCCCCCGCAATGCCGTGGCCGATAATCAGGTAATCGTAAGCACTCATAGCCGGCAAGGTAAGATGAAAACCAGAGTAGCGGCGCCGGAAGGGCCGCGGCTGTGCATGTTCGCGGTAAGACTCGTAACTTACCTCCCCAATCCTTCCGCTCCGGCGGCAGATTTATCCTGTAAGCTTTATGACCGTCTCTGGTTTTACCTTCAACGCTTTTTCCGAAAATACTTACCTGCTGCACGATGCCACGGGCCAGTGCGTGGTCGTCGACCCGGGCTGCTACGACAAGGCCGAGCAGCAGGCCCTGCGCGCCTTCATCGAAGCCCAGGGCCTGCGGGTGGTGCTGCTGCTGAACACGCACTGCCACATCGACCACGTGTTCGGCAATAAGTTTATTCTGGACACCTACGACGTACCGTTCCTGATTCACGAGGCCGACCTGGCCACGCTGCGGGCCGTGCCGACGTACGCGCCCAGCTACGGCTTTGCCCAGTACAGCCCCGCCGAGCCCACCGGCTTCCTGACGCCCGGTACGCCCGTCACGTTTGGCACCACTGAGCTGGAAGTGCGCTTTGCCCCCGGCCACGCGCCCGGCCACGTCGTGTTCTACCACGCCCCTACCGCAACGGTTATCGGCGGCGACGTGCTGTTTCAGGGCAGCATCGGGCGCACCGACTTGCCCGGCGGCGACTACAACACCCTCATCGACAGTATCCGCACCCAGCTCCTGACGCTGCCCGATACCGTCACGGTATACCCCGGCCACGGCCCGGCTACCACCATTGGCGCTGAGCGACAGTCCAATCCGTTTTTGCGCTAAGTTCGTTTGTCCTTTTCCCCTGCATGAAGAACCACCTTCCCAACGCCGTTACCTGTCTGAATCTGTTTGCCGGGTGCCTGGCCCTGTGCAACATCTTTGCCGGCCACCTCGAAACGGCCGCCTACCTGGTGGGCCTGGCCGCCGCCTTCGACTTTGCCGACGGCCTGCTGGCCCGCGCCCTGCACGCCTCCTCCCCCATCGGTAAAGACCTCGACTCCCTGGCCGACATGGTGTCGTTTGGCGTGGTGCCCGGGGCCATCCTGTTTCACCTGCTCCAGCGCGGCGGCGGCCTGCCCGAGTGGCTGCCCTACGCCGGCTTCATTGTGACGGTATTTTCGGCCTTGCGGCTGGCCAAGTTCAACAACGACACCCGGCAGAATACCTCCTTCATCGGCCTGCCGACTCCGGCCTGCACGCTGGTCGTGGCTTCCCTACCGCTCATTCTGGCCCACGACACGTTCGGCCTCACCGACCTGATTCTGAATCCCTGGGTGCTGCTGGGGCTCACCGCGCTGCTCTCGGGCCTGCTGGTGGCCGAAATTCCCTTGTTTGCGCTCAAGTTCAAGAACCTGACCTGGCAGGATAACTCCCTGCGGTTCATTTTTCTGCTGCTGGCCGTGGCTTTGCTGGTGGGGTTGGGCGCTACGGCTATTCCGCTCATTGTGCTGCTCTACGTGGGCCTGTCGGTGGTGCGGCCGGCATACGGCTGATATTTTGGATGGAAGGCTTACAATATTTAGATCTTTTGGTAGTTAAGTAGCCAGCGTGGGCGTGAACCGCTTTTGTACTGAGCGTGTTGCAGGCTCATCTTCCCTCCTATCTACCTATTGCCCTGGTCAAACTTCTATGCGCTACTTTACTTTCCTGGTTGTTTTATGGGGGCTGACCCTGGGCGTAGCCGCGCCGGGCAAGGCGCAGGGCACCGAACAGGTAGTACGCGCCCGGCTGGTGTGGAAGGACTACGTGCAGGCCTCCAACAAAATCGGTCAGCTACGGCGGGTGCCTACTTTCGGCGGGGCCGTCTTTCGGAACGGCGAGCAGAACCCTAACTATCAGCTGCGCCTGCCGGGCGAAGTAAGCCAGGGCACGGTGCGCAACGCCGTCTACGAGCCCTTCTCCGCCGCCGACGCCCGCCTGTTTGACGCCACCAGCCTACCCGCTTCCGCCGACGCCAGCCTGACCACGGGTGTTGAAAAGCGCCAGCCGGTTACGTTTGCGCTGGTGCAAGCCGTGCGGCGCAGCCCTGTTTCGGGGCAGGCCGAAAAGCTGGTTTCCTTTGAGTACGCCTATTCCCTGAGCACCACCCAAAGCCGGCCCGCCCGCCGCTCCAGCCGCAAGTATGCCTCTTCCTCCGTCCTGAGCCAGGGCGAGTGGTATAGGATGGGCGTAGCGGCCAGCGGCCTATATAAGCTGGATAAGAAAGCGTTGGAGGCACTGGGCATCGACATGACC is a window from the Hymenobacter aquaticus genome containing:
- a CDS encoding NAD(P)/FAD-dependent oxidoreductase: MSAYDYLIIGHGIAGAAMAHELRRRGNAVLVLDADKPDSASNVAAGLMNPVAGQRFALTWRADELMTAARAFYRGLEAHFGQRFFFEVPILKLLSSVAEQNALLARSADNPWQDFVESIDLAPAPQPSLRQDFGGVNIRRGGYVALREVLAALAEEGLQNGWLRRETFAPDQLVVDASGVVYAGEVRAKHIIFCEGSAATQNPYFNWLPLRPNQGEVLDVECPGLSEAQVLNKGAYVVPLGQARFRVGATYRRPPFADSITEQARQELSQKLAGMTDQPFSVVGQRMGIRPAVQDRKPLVGVHPAWPVVSICNGFGSKGVMIAPRLAAHFADVLEGTTELWPEVNIRRYSALYVASLSEAGLSS
- a CDS encoding MBL fold metallo-hydrolase, translated to MTVSGFTFNAFSENTYLLHDATGQCVVVDPGCYDKAEQQALRAFIEAQGLRVVLLLNTHCHIDHVFGNKFILDTYDVPFLIHEADLATLRAVPTYAPSYGFAQYSPAEPTGFLTPGTPVTFGTTELEVRFAPGHAPGHVVFYHAPTATVIGGDVLFQGSIGRTDLPGGDYNTLIDSIRTQLLTLPDTVTVYPGHGPATTIGAERQSNPFLR
- a CDS encoding CDP-alcohol phosphatidyltransferase family protein, with the protein product MKNHLPNAVTCLNLFAGCLALCNIFAGHLETAAYLVGLAAAFDFADGLLARALHASSPIGKDLDSLADMVSFGVVPGAILFHLLQRGGGLPEWLPYAGFIVTVFSALRLAKFNNDTRQNTSFIGLPTPACTLVVASLPLILAHDTFGLTDLILNPWVLLGLTALLSGLLVAEIPLFALKFKNLTWQDNSLRFIFLLLAVALLVGLGATAIPLIVLLYVGLSVVRPAYG